Part of the Candidatus Methylomirabilota bacterium genome, ACGCCTTTCGGAACTGGCCGCAGAGCGCGAGGGAGCGGCACGCACGAGTCGAAGTTGCCGGTGTGGAGTTTCATCGAACCTGATGATACGTCGGCTGCGGGTAGCGCCGGTTGGTCCAGCAGGACTCCCAAGTCTCGGTCGGGCAAGTAGTTATCCACATCGGTGGATAACTTTGTGTGTAACTCCTTGGGTGCCAACTATGCGAATGGTTTAGCCGTGCTCGATACTCTCTGGAGCCGCCTGGTCGAAGCGCTCGAGGGCAAGATGCCCGCCGCCGCCCTCGATTCCTGGGTCCGACCCTGTCGCCTGCTGCAGATTCAAGGCGATCATTTGCGCATCGCCGCCCCCAACAAGTACACGCGCGACTGGCTCTACCAGCACCATGCCGATGCGCTGCAGCTCGCCGCGCGCGCGGTGCTGGGCGGGAATCCCCGCGTCTCCGTGGAGATCGACCGCGACCCCGCGCCCGCCGTCCCGTCGCCGCTCGAGGACTCGCTGCCGACCACGACCGGCCTCAGCACGCGCTACACGTTCGAGTCCTTCGTCGTCGGCAATTCCAATCAGTTCGCCCAGGCCGCCTGCCAGGCCGTGGCCGAGCTGCCATCCCGAGCGTACAACCCGCTCTTCATCTACGGCGGCGTCGGTCTGGGCAAGACGCACCTGCTCCACGCGGTCGGACATCAGATCGGCAAGCTCTACCCGCAGCTCCGCGCGCTCTATCTTTCCTCCGAGCGCTTCACCAACGACCTCATCAACGCGATCCGCTATGATCGGACAGCGGAATTCCGCGCCAAGTACCGGACGATCGACCTCCTGCTCATCGACGACATCCAGTTCATCTCGGGCAAGGAGCGGACGCAGGAAGAATTCTTCCACACTTTCAACGACCTCTACGAAGCCCGGAAGCAGATCGTGGTGTCCTCGGATTCCGCGCCCAAGGAGATTCCCGAGATCGAAGAGCGGCTCCGCTCCCGCTTCGAGTGGGGCCTCATCGCCGATATCCAGCCCCCCGATTTCGAGACGCGGGTGGCCATTCTCAAGAAGAAGGCCGAGACGGAGCGGGTACGCCTGCCCGACGACGTCGCCTATCTGATCGCCAGCCGGATCAAGGCCAATATCCGCGAGATCGAGGGCTCGCTGACCCGCATGATCGCCTTCTGCTCGCTATCAGGCCGGGATATGAGCGTGGAGCTCGCTCAGGAGGTGCTGGCCGACCTCTGGGGCGAAGAAGAGAAGATCATCACCATCGAGCACATCCAGAAGAAAGTCGCCGAGGCCTTCGGCATCAAGCTGTCGGACATGCGAGCGCAGAACCGCACCAAATCCGTCGCCTTCCCTCGGCAGATCGCCATGTATCTCTCCCGCCAGCTGACCCATGCGTCGCTGAGCGACGTTGGCCGCGCCTTCGGGGGGAAGGATCACACCACCGTCCTTCATGCCGTCACGAAGCTCCAGGCCATGGTCCAGGAAGACCCCAAGCTCAAGCAGACGATCGACACGCTCATCCAGGGGATCACCCTGTGATCCACCGCCGCCCCCAGGTCATGCACGCTGCTGTCCCCGACCTACGGTATCGATCCGTACCCGTCCTTTCCGGCGCTTGCCTGCCGTCCACAGCATCCACCGCTACGACGTCTCGTACGACGACGAAATTGGCGTTTTTCTCCTTAAACAACGGAGATTGATATGGAAGTTCATGTGGACCGGGATGCCTTCTTCAAGGGTCTCCAGATGGTTCACAATGTGGTCGAGCCGCGACAGACCTTGCCCATCCTTGCCAATGTCCTCTTGGAGAGCGATGGCGACACGCTGCGACTGACGGCGACCGACCTCGAGGTGGGGGCCCGCGTCTCGGTGCCGGCCAAGGTGCCGACGGGCGGGTCGATCACGCTGTCGGCCCGCAAGCTCCTCGAGATCGTCAAGGAGCTGCCCGCGGCTGGCCTCTCGCTGAAGGTCCAGGACAATGCCTGGGTGGCCCTCCGCTGCGGAGGCGCGTCGTACAAGCTCGTCGGGCTCGGCGCCGCCGATTTCCCCTCTGTCTCCAGTGGGGAGGCCGCGACGTGGATCACCCTCGATGGCAAGCTCCTTCGAGACATGCTGGCCCAGACGACCTTTGCCATCTCCCACGACGAGAGCCGCTATGCGTTGAACGGCGTGCTCTTCGCGATCCAGGACCGCGAGATCCGGCTCGTGGCGACCGACGGTCACCGGCTCGCCCTGGCCGTGCGCCCCCTGGCGGGGGCGGGCGGGCAGGTCTCAGGCATCGTGCCGCGCAAGGCCGTGCAGGAGATCGCGCGGGTCGTTGGCACGGGCGAGGACGTCCAGGTTGCCATCAGCGAGAACCAGTTCATTCTCAGGATGCCGAATGTTCTCCTGCTCGCCCGACTCATCGAGGGCGCCTTTCCGAACTACGAGCAGGTGGTCCCGAAGGCGCATCCCCAGCGGGTGACGGTGGGGCGCGCCGCCCTCATGGCGGCGCTGCGGCGCGTGTCGGTGCTCTCGGAGGAGCGGACCAAGCCGGTCAAGTTCACGCTCACCCCAGGGCTCCTCAAGCTCGCCGCCTACAGCCCGGATTTTGGCGAGGCCGAGGAGCAGATCGAGGTCCAGTACGGCGGTGAGGAGATGACGATAGGCTTCAATTCACGTTACGTGCTCGATGCGTTGGGTGCTCAATCCGCCGAGCAGATTGTGATGGAACTCAAGGATGGTTTGAGCCCCGGCGTGATCAAAAGCTTCGAAGAGGAGGGGTCGCTGTGTGTTATCATGCCTATGAGAATTTGACGTTCTCATGGGGGCCGACACGGGGTGCTCATCCAATGGATTACGCTTGAAAATTTCCGTAGTTATCGCACCCTCACGCTCAGTCCCGAACCAACCCTCAACGTTCTGAGCGGTCCGAACGCGCAGGGAAAAACAAACTTCCTCGAAGCTCTGGGCGTCCTGCTTGTCGGGCGCTCCTTTCGCGGTGCCAAGGCAGCCGATCTCCCGCGCTGGGAGGCCCCTGCTGCCTCGCTGTCGGGTGCGCTCGCGCGGGGGGATGTGACGCGAAGCCTCCGGCGCGAGCTCAGTTGTCGTGAGGACGGCGGCTGGGTCATGACGGGCGAGGGGTGTCCCTGGGCCCGCGCCATTCCCTTTGGCTGGCAGGACCTCGGGATCCTCCATGGCAGTCCCCAGGCCCGCCGGAACTTCCTCGACGGCTTCGCCGGGAAGCTCCAGCCCGCGCATCTCACGGCCCATGCGCGGTATCGCCGAATCCTCGCGCGGCGGAACCATCTCTTGCAGCAGGGCGGCGGTGAGATCGGGCCGTGGGACGAACAGCTGGCTACGGTCGGGCTGGAGATCTTGGGCCGCCGCCGGGCCGCCGTGGCGCTGCTCGATACGGAGATCAGACGTCTGTACCCCGAGCTGTCCGGGCGAGAGGCGGGGGTGCGGCTCGAGTATCGCGGTGGCCTCGAGGCGGAGGTGACGGCCGAGGGATTTCGTGAGGCCCTCGAGCGCCGACACCCCGAGGAGCTTCGCCGGGGCCTCACGCTCGTGGGGCCGCACCGTGACGATCTTCTGATCGAGCTCGACGGGCGCGACATGCGGACCTTCGGATCGCGTGGCCAGCAGCGGCTGCTCGCCCTGTCGCTCCGGCTGGCCGAGGCAGGCCCGGTCGAGGCGGCCGTAGGCAGTCCGCCCGTGCTGCTGCTCGACGATGCGCTCTCGGAGCTCGATCCTCAGGCGCAGGAGCGTGTATTGCGGCGCGCCGCGCGGAGCGGCCAGGTGTTTCTGACCACCGCGGAAACGTCGCTGCCGGACGCGGGGGCGGCGGCCTGGTGGGACGTCCAGGGAGGACGAGTGTCCGAGATGTCGGGTGCGCACGCGAGAGTGA contains:
- the dnaN gene encoding DNA polymerase III subunit beta produces the protein MEVHVDRDAFFKGLQMVHNVVEPRQTLPILANVLLESDGDTLRLTATDLEVGARVSVPAKVPTGGSITLSARKLLEIVKELPAAGLSLKVQDNAWVALRCGGASYKLVGLGAADFPSVSSGEAATWITLDGKLLRDMLAQTTFAISHDESRYALNGVLFAIQDREIRLVATDGHRLALAVRPLAGAGGQVSGIVPRKAVQEIARVVGTGEDVQVAISENQFILRMPNVLLLARLIEGAFPNYEQVVPKAHPQRVTVGRAALMAALRRVSVLSEERTKPVKFTLTPGLLKLAAYSPDFGEAEEQIEVQYGGEEMTIGFNSRYVLDALGAQSAEQIVMELKDGLSPGVIKSFEEEGSLCVIMPMRI
- the recF gene encoding DNA replication and repair protein RecF (All proteins in this family for which functions are known are DNA-binding proteins that assist the filamentation of RecA onto DNA for the initiation of recombination or recombinational repair.); translated protein: MLIQWITLENFRSYRTLTLSPEPTLNVLSGPNAQGKTNFLEALGVLLVGRSFRGAKAADLPRWEAPAASLSGALARGDVTRSLRRELSCREDGGWVMTGEGCPWARAIPFGWQDLGILHGSPQARRNFLDGFAGKLQPAHLTAHARYRRILARRNHLLQQGGGEIGPWDEQLATVGLEILGRRRAAVALLDTEIRRLYPELSGREAGVRLEYRGGLEAEVTAEGFREALERRHPEELRRGLTLVGPHRDDLLIELDGRDMRTFGSRGQQRLLALSLRLAEAGPVEAAVGSPPVLLLDDALSELDPQAQERVLRRAARSGQVFLTTAETSLPDAGAAAWWDVQGGRVSEMSGAHARVMA
- the dnaA gene encoding chromosomal replication initiator protein DnaA, which translates into the protein MLDTLWSRLVEALEGKMPAAALDSWVRPCRLLQIQGDHLRIAAPNKYTRDWLYQHHADALQLAARAVLGGNPRVSVEIDRDPAPAVPSPLEDSLPTTTGLSTRYTFESFVVGNSNQFAQAACQAVAELPSRAYNPLFIYGGVGLGKTHLLHAVGHQIGKLYPQLRALYLSSERFTNDLINAIRYDRTAEFRAKYRTIDLLLIDDIQFISGKERTQEEFFHTFNDLYEARKQIVVSSDSAPKEIPEIEERLRSRFEWGLIADIQPPDFETRVAILKKKAETERVRLPDDVAYLIASRIKANIREIEGSLTRMIAFCSLSGRDMSVELAQEVLADLWGEEEKIITIEHIQKKVAEAFGIKLSDMRAQNRTKSVAFPRQIAMYLSRQLTHASLSDVGRAFGGKDHTTVLHAVTKLQAMVQEDPKLKQTIDTLIQGITL